The Medicago truncatula cultivar Jemalong A17 chromosome 4, MtrunA17r5.0-ANR, whole genome shotgun sequence genome includes a region encoding these proteins:
- the LOC25479588 gene encoding cysteine proteinase inhibitor 5 has translation MRFQSLVLILVVLFASAAINQADFVDFNDPHVIEVATFAVTEYNNQHTEAKLVFEKVISGVSNVVDNGTRYSLTLSANNHSSSNNYDTIVLEKSSKNFSLIAFAPIPHA, from the coding sequence ATGAGATTCCAATCCCTTGTTCTTATCCTTGTTGTTCTATTTGCCTCAGCAGCAATCAATCAAGCTGACTTTGTAGACTTCAATGATCCACATGTGATTGAAGTCGCCACTTTTGCTGTTACTGAGTACAACAATCAACATACTGAGGCAAAACTGGTATTCGAGAAAGTCATCAGTGGTGTATCCAATGTTGTCGATAATGGGACTAGATATAGCCTCACACTTTCCGCTAATAATCATTCATCTTCTAACAATTATGACACAATTGTTTTGGAGAAGTCATCGAAGAATTTTAGCCTTATTGCCTTTGCACCTATTCCTCAtgcttaa
- the LOC25479589 gene encoding cysteine proteinase inhibitor 5 — MRFQSLVLILVVLFASAATNQADFVDVNDPHVIEVATFAVTEYNNQHTEAKLVFEKVISGVSNVVDDGTRYSLTLSANNGSSSNNYDTIVLEKSSKNFSLIAFAPISHA; from the coding sequence ATGAGATTCCAATCCCTTGTGCTTATCCTTGTTGTTCTATTTGCCTCAGCAGCAACCAATCAAGCTGACTTTGTAGACGTCAATGATCCACATGTGATTGAAGTCGCCACTTTTGCTGTTACTGAGTACAACAATCAACATACTGAGGCAAAACTGGTATTCGAGAAAGTCATCAGTGGTGTATCCAATGTTGTCGATGATGGGACTAGATATAGCCTCACACTTTCCGCTAATAATGGTTCATCTTCTAACAATTATGACACAATTGTTTTGGAGAAGTCATCGAAGAACTTTAGCCTTATTGCCTTTGCACCTATTTCTCAtgcttaa
- the LOC25479591 gene encoding F-box/LRR-repeat protein At3g48880, with translation MEVAKRGTMENNMVIWNLLMKNHEDVLIEIFKRLDIFESPSSVRRFCETWGRASSNQSFWQTLDFSMLRSDFIKSTAPPYVWVNSNFDNTLYNLLFISLNPSQGNIKTLIFHYYLYLTNDQFLYTAKRCPLLRRLVFVSWNRINKVVMRKAIKGWKDLESMTMPTIEYPNYIFQEISRSCKKFRELKVMGRLNLQFASSLTINLPNLRVLSIRCSGLVKEALILILDRLQYLEVLNISHSCFVEPFPDSEEGYRFISDVDTDIISKKASKLREFHTCMKESCIMCHRTRVDCGLPRWFRYEEGIWKHDEVSSLAL, from the exons ATGGAAGTTGCAAAAAGGGGTACAATGGAAAACAACATGGTGATTTGGAATCTTCTTATGAAAAATCATGAAGACGTTTTGATTGAGATTTTCAAGCGCTTAGATATCTTTGAATCACCTTCATCTGTTCGTCGTTTTTGTGAGACATGGGGGAGAGCTAGCAGCAACCAATCGTTTTGGCAAACACTTGATTTCTCCATGTTGAGATCTGATTTTATCAAGAGCACTGCTCCGCCATATGTTTGGGTCAATTCCAACTTCGACAACACTTTATACAATTTGTTGTTTATTTCATTGAATCCCAGCCAAGGGAATATCAAGACTTTGATTTTCCATTACTACTTGTATCTCACCAATGATCAATTCTTGTACACAGCTAAAAG GTGTCCACTTCTAAGACGATTAGTCTTCGTATCTTGGAACAGAATCAACAAAGTGGTAATGCGAAAGGCTATTAAAGGATGGAAAGATCTAGAGTCAATGACAATGCCTACCATAGAATatccaaattatatttttcaagaaatttcaAGGAGTTGCAAGAAATTCAGAGAACTCAAGGTTATGGGACGTTTAAATTTGCAATTTGCTTCATCTCTCACAATAAATCTTCCAAACTTAAGAGTATTGAGTATTCGATGTTCAGGGTTGGTGAAAGAAGCTCTCAtcttaattttagatagattacaATATTTAGAAGTGCTAAATATTTCACATTCTTGTTTTGTGGAGCCTTTTCCAGATAGTGAGGAAGGATATAGGTTTATCAGTGATGTTGACACTGACATTATTAGCAAGAAGGCTTCTAAGTTGCGTGAATTTCACACATGCATGAAAGAATCATGCATCATGTGTCATCGAACAAGAGTTGATTGTGGGCTTCCTAGGTGGTTTAGGTATGAGGAAGGGATTTGGAAACATGATGAAGTTAGCTCTCTTGCACTCTGA
- the LOC25479592 gene encoding pentatricopeptide repeat-containing protein At1g34160: MIYSLLQKCNSLIQMKQLQAHLITTGKFQFHPSRTKLLELFSVSPSGNLSLAGNIFRQIQNPTTNDYNAILRGLAQSSEPTQSISWYRDMLCCVQRVDALTCSFALKGCARALAFSEATQLHSQVLRFGFDADVLLLTTLLDVYAKTGFIDYARKVFDEMDKRDIASWNAMISGLAQGSRPDEAIALFNRMKEEGWRPNDVTVLGALSACSQLGALKEGEIVHRYVLDEKLDRNVIVCNAVIDMFAKCGFVDKAYSVFESMSCRKSLITWNTMIMAFAMNGDGYKALDLLDRMSLDGTCPDAVSYLGALCACNHAGLVDEGVRLFDLMKVSGVKLNVKHYGSMVDLLGRAGRLKEAYEIINSMPMFPDVVLWQSLLGACKTYGNVEMAEMASKKLVEMGSNSSGDFVLLSNVYAAQQRWKDVGRVREAMVDSDVRKVPGFSYTEVDGRIHKFINYDQSHPNSKEIYAKLDEIKFRIKEYGYIAETNLVLHDIGDEDKENALNYHSEKLAVAYGLISTVDGTPIQVIKNLRICVDCHAFIKIISNIYNREIIVRDRARFHRFKDGVCSCRDYW, encoded by the coding sequence ATGATATATTCATTGTTGCAAAAATGCAACTCTCTCATTCAAATGAAGCAACTTCAAGCTCATCTCATTACCACTGGAAAATTCCAATTCCACCCTTCCCGCACCAAGCTCCTCGAACTCTTCTCCGTCTCTCCCTCCGGCAACCTCTCCCTCGCCGGAAACATATTCCGGCAAATTCAAAACCCCACCACAAACGACTACAACGCCATTCTTCGAGGCCTTGCTCAAAGCTCCGAACCAACACAGTCCATTTCATGGTACCGTGACATGTTATGCTGCGTTCAAAGGGTCGATGCTTTGACATGTTCGTTTGCTCTTAAGGGTTGTGCTCGTGCTTTAGCTTTTTCTGAAGCGACCCAGTTGCATTCTCAGGTTCTGCGTTTTGGGTTTGATGCTGATGTTTTGTTACTCACTACTTTGTTAGATGTTTATGCAAAAACTGGGTTTATTGATTATGCACGgaaagtgtttgatgaaatggaTAAACGAGATATTGCTTCTTGGAATGCGATGATTTCTGGGTTGGCGCAAGGGAGTCGACCTGATGAAGCTATAGCTTTGTTTAATAGGATGAAGGAAGAGGGATGGAGGCCGAATGATGTGACTGTTCTTGGCGCGCTTTCGGCTTGTTCTCAGTTGGGTGCTTTGAAAGAGGGAGAGATTGTTCATCGGTATGTTTTGGATGAGAAGCTGGACAGGAATGTGATTGTTTGTAATGCTGTTATCGATATGTTTGCTAAATGTGGGTTTGTTGATAAAGCTTATTCAGTCTTTGAAAGTATGAGTTGTAGGAAAAGTCTgattacttggaatacaatgaTTATGGCTTTTGCGATGAATGGTGATGGATATAAAGCGCTTGATCTTTTGGATCGAATGAGTTTAGATGGAACATGTCCGGATGCGGTGTCGTATCTTGGTGCGTTGTGTGCGTGCAACCATGCTGGATTGGTGGATGAAGGTGTTAgattgtttgatttgatgaaggTGTCTGGGGTGAAACTTAATGTTAAGCATTATGGGAGTATGGTTGATTTGTTGGGTCGAGCGGGGAGGCTCAAAGAGGCTTATGAAATTATAAACTCCATGCCTATGTTTCCTGATGTGGTTCTTTGGCAGAGTTTGCTCGGGGCTTGCAAAACATATGGAAATGTGGAAATGGCCGAGATGGCGTCAAAGAAGCTGGTGGAGATGGGATCTAACAGTTCTGGGGATTTTGTCTTGCTATCTAACGTTTATGCAGCACAACAGAGGTGGAAGGATGTAGGAAGGGTGAGGGAGGCTATGGTAGATAGTGACGTTAGGAAGGTACCAGGATTTAGTTACACGGAAGTAGATGGTAGGATAcacaagtttataaattatgatCAGAGTCATCCGAATTCCAAAGAGATATATGCAAAGCTTGATGAGATCAAGTTTAGGATTAAAGAATATGGATATATAGCTGAAACTAATCTTGTGTTGCATGATATAGGCGACGAGGACAAGGAGAATGCCTTAAATTATCATAGTGAGAAGTTGGCTGTGGCTTATGGTTTAATTAGTACAGTTGATGGAACACCAATTCAAGTTATAAAGAACCTTAGAATATGTGTGGATTGTCAtgcttttataaaaattatatcaaatatttataatagGGAGATTATTGTGAGGGATCGGGCGCGATTTCACAGATTTAAAGATGGTGTATGCTCCTGTAGAGATTATTggtaa